Genomic window (Canis lupus dingo isolate Sandy chromosome 6, ASM325472v2, whole genome shotgun sequence):
TGATAAATGCATGACTCTTGGGGCTGTGTCGGTCTCCTCAGTTTGGTTGGAGGGCAGACTTCCTCACTTTTGGGAAAGAAAGCTGTACCTCGTTGAGAAGAAAGACAGGGGTGCCTAGCCACTGCAGTGGAACATAAGTGCATTTAGAAGTGTGCATATTGAAGATGGGTAGtcaagggggtgggtgggagtcTGTACCAATCATCTACCCACTGCCTCTCAGCTCTAAATTCACCTTTGACTggcctggaaaaacaaaacaaaaacaaaaacaaaaccaaaacagatcTGGACCCTttacatatttttccctttgccaGCTGACACTGAAGCTTTGTCGGCAGAGGATGCAGGAGACACCACCACAAGACAGACTGTGTCTCCCAGGTCCGGATGCTCTCTCTTGCAGCATGGGCAGCTGACCCAGCTGCAGGCCCTTGCCGGGCTCACCCTTCCCCCCAGCAGCTGCCTTGGCAGTTTTGTAGCAGAGCACAAGTGAGACACCTTCCCAAAAGATCTATCTCCTGCAGTTCCATGGGGTGGCATCACAGTGACGTCTCTGCCATGCGATAAGCAGAGGGCCAGGTCCAGGAGTTGGGATCTCAGTCCTGGCATCATATGCTCTCCTCCATGGATACActatctctgttctttttttttcttttttttctttttaaaaaaattttttaaaaaaaatttatttatgatagtcatacagagagagagagagagagagagagagagagagaggcagagacataggcagagggagaagcaggctccatgcaccgggagcctgacgtgggattcgatcccgggtctccaggatcgcacccagggccaaaggcaggcgccaaaccgctgcgccacccagggatcgctcTCTGTTCTAAGTTTAGGGATTTCTCCTTACCTCTGCTACTCTTCTTTAGTGGTCTCCTTACCTCTCACTAGCCAAACCCTTATACactaataattctttatatttatatcaaacCTGTCCTGTTCAAATCACTGTGTAGTCCATTCTCCTGCCTGGACTCAAACTGACAGGATAACTCTACCACCTATGAAGCAACCGGCAAGAAAGCTGGAAATCAGCTTTTATCACATGCTCTCCCCCATCTCTACAATGAACTGGTTCAGATTGGTTATCAATTTTTGTTGATTCTAATTCCTTCATCTCCACTGAATTAAGAATCTTCTCATCTACTGTGATTTAGTTTAGAGCTCTGAAATATTCACTGGCTACTACAACAAATCTAGAACCACTTTTGGTATCTATCTTTTTGTCAGTCCTCTGCTGCCAATCTTTTCTGTTCTAAGATCTTTTCAACCTATAGccatagtttttttaaaaaacataaatcccACTCATGTCATTCTCctgattaaaattatttaatcccttgggatccctgggtggcgcagcggtttggcgcctgcctttggcccggggcacgatcctggagacccaggatcgaatcccacgtcgggctcccggtgcatggagcctgcttctccctctgcctgtgtctctgcctctctgtctctctctgtgtgactatcatgaataaataaaatctttaaaaaaaaaataaataaataaaaaaaataaaattatttaatcccCTACTTTGATAATGAAATTCAAACCCCCGCTCCTcatgatttagcacctgcctcgtTTTCTATTACCTTCCACTAGTCAAACCTTCTCTCatcaccacaccacaccacaacCAATTTCTTCTACTGCATGGAACAACTTCCATTTCTCTGGCATGGTTCAGGCTGTCTTTGTCGTAAAATCTGGGCCTTTGCATCTGCTGCTTCCTAAATTACTAAGCCTCTATCACTCAACCTGGATAACTCGTTCTTGACAGGATGAGATCTGAGGTAGCCACAGACTAAAATCACCATGACCTTAGTTAGATGTGCACAGTGATTTGTACTTAGAAGGCAGTATGTGGCACTCAAACCATAGCACCCTAGTGTATGCTGAGATAGAACACTGTGATAGGAACCCAGGTCTCCCCTTGCCTGGTCCAGGTCAGTGCTCACTTAGAAGGATCACATCACCGATATATTTGTCCATCAATGATGGATACACACCCAAACTGATTTAACTTTTTCTTACCTCCGGAAAGATCCATCTTATTGCTCTGTACATTTTCTTCGGGTGAGTCTCTCTGAAGCAAGAAAACACATTGTGTTAGCGGGCCTTGacttattaatgaaaataaaaatgaaaaattttactttatatttcagtatttgtcaaaaatcaaatggACCGCAAAACTCTTTCCACTGcctaataagaaaattttaaaaataagatatgtgATCAATGTTTTTAGCTAAAAGTGTAAAAAGACAGAAAGCTTCATGGCCAATTTTACTCTAACCTCCAGCATATACATAAAGACTCAAAGATAAtttgttaagaaaacaaaaaactgaagttAGGGTAAATTTACAGACCATCACTCAAAGAAGGGCTGCTATAAAAATACACTTACCGAAAAACTGATATTTGAAAACTGTTTAACGAATGGATTTATCCATGCTTCTTCTTGTTTGTTTCCACCTTTCATGGTTCCCTTTGCAAAACAAAAGAGTAGAAAGCTGCCATGGCCACCTCTATTGATCTAGGTACAGTGATGGATTAATAAAACTTCAAGACAATTCCCAATTCTCATATTTAGCCAATTAATTTCTCCTCCAACCAATTTTAGCAGAGTTGTTAACAATTACAAAtcaacttatttaattttcaactttCTTTGCTCCAGTCCTCTGGTATGGCTGTAACGTACAGAGAAATCTCTAACAGCAAGCAGTCAGAAGGAAAAGACGGAAGCAAAGGGCCTTGATgatccacaaaaagaaaaaaaaaggtcctcACAATAACAGAGAACTGCTCATCACAATTTCCAGTTTACAACTGGACTATGTTCTAAGAGCTTAATTATAACCTCGATTTGTGGCATTCTCATAACACACCAAAGTAAAAGTACTCGTTAGGTTCCTCAGGTTAGTCCAAAGAAACCGACATAACCCACGATTTAATTACGCTATGCGCACTGtactgaaaaactataaaaaaaaaaaaacaaaccaaaactattttaaaatttcaatttgtgTCACTGAGAACACAGTACTCCAATGGCAGCTGAGCTGggggttccccccacccccctccaccttGGTGCCAGTGCCGTAGTTGGCTAGGCACAGGCAGTACAGAAACGCCTTTGAGGCACACTCTCAAGGAACCACGAGCCTGGCTGTCGGGGAGGCTGGATGCCACAGGGACCAAGGTCTCCAATGAATATGAAGACCACGGGGCTGTTCTTGGTCTGACCTTAATTCCCCTTTCCCGTTGCTACCGCCTGTTCCTTCCGACTGTGGGACAGAACACAGTTTCATGATCCCCCCCAAGTGCAGGTCTCTGAAGCAAGCACCTAACCCTTGCCAAGGTTTCTGAAGTCCTCCTTgattcctctgcctccccctgccctcttGCCTAACTGGCTGCCAAAGCCTCTGTCCCTCTGATTTCGAAATGCCTCTCTACTCAGTCTCTTGCACTACACATCCACTTTGGTTTCCCAGTTCAAGCCCTCACTTCTCACCCGAATGAGTGCAGAAGCTTCCTGACTGAGACTCCCCCAACTCTGGTCTCTCCTCTGTGCCAATTATCTTTCATACCATCACTGGTTagctttctttaaagaaagtagtttttaaaagccCAAGGTCATGTTGCCTTCTATGCAATTTCATTGGCTCCATATCTTAGAATAAAGTTCAAATTCTTTGGCATGGTATTGAAAATACTTTACAATCTAGCCTTAATTTAACTATAGAGCCAGATCTCCTATCACCTCTTTCAGAAATTCTCCACTTTAGTATGTCAGGCTACTCTTTTCCTTAGCATATCCCACCCGCAGGCATCTTCCAAACTCAAGTGGCCACTCCTTAGCGCTCTCCTACTGTCCCATACTAGACTCTGAGTTCCTCGAAGGTGCAGCTCATTTCTTAGTGTTTCTGAACCCCCAGCACcaagcacagtacctggcacacagcagaagctaaataaatgtttgcagttgctttctaaaagatttttactagcagaaacaaaggagaaagagtaAAAAGGCTACAcaccctttcccttctcctttttttgcCACTCAGACCCTGTAAGGAAAGACAAAGTCACAAAACAGCATGGTCCAGTGGGAAGAACACAGGGTTTGGAATTAGAAGACCTAAAATTAAGTCCTTGCTCTGTCAACTAGTTATGCATCTTTGGGCAAGTCACCACCTTTGACAGTCTCAAATTCCTCATCGGTATTCTACCTCAGAAGGTCATGAGGATCAAATGGCTTATGTAAAATATGGGAAAGCATTTCATAAGCTATATGCAGTGGCAATAGGCAAATTCAGCCAAATGcaacatctttttaaatgaaaatggcaGGTCCTAGACTGAGAATCCCAGGATTAAAAGGGAGGGACCCTGGTGGCCAACTAATGTAACTACTGGATATTTGACCTCTAAGATCCcgggggctgggggtaggggggtagGGGCGGTGGGTTGGTGGCGCACACCAGTTTTCAAATAGAGTGAGGCGGAGAGAACCACCTGAGGGTCTGGgcacatattttgaaaatggtCCCCAAGAGAATCTGGCACCAGCATCCAACACCACCTCTTAAGAGACAGTGCTCtacatcagtggttctcagctctAGCTCTGCATCAGAGACATATGGGGTCCAATTTCCAAAACTACAGGAGGCCTGGGATATAGTAAGCTGTACCTGTAACAAATGCCATAGGACTCTGATGTACTCAACAGGTTTGGGAATAAGATTTGTCCACATATCAGAGGAAAATCAAATGGCTCATTCCTAGGGATTTTTGTCACAGGACCTTTAGGGCTAGGGGAAGGGATACAGATGGGGGATGAAAAAGGAAGCCACCGATTCTGGGTAaaggggagggctggggactGCGGGTGAAGCGGAACTGGGAGTCAACATGGAGATTTGCCCTTCTCTTCACCCCCACCGCTGCAAGCCCACCTTGGGGTGAGGGGCTGTCCCAGGCAGCactggtggagggagaggaggagagaaatccCAAGCTGTAGCAGTGGGGAGAAAGGAAGTTCCTGCAGTCTTATGGCTTTCTAGGTGGCTGCCCATACAAAAGGCTATACCTAAATTGGGGACTGCCTGGCCTGTACTCATTGCCATAAATGGGCAGGAAGAACATAAATTTCCTGAGGGTAAACTACCTTTGGAATTGAAAATTTCAAGGGCTTTGCCCTTGAAATGTTTACCTTCGAtgacattttctttgtatatgGAGGCCAATTTAAAGATGAGTTAAGCTCTTGAGATGAATTACTATTCCACATTCCAATCTCTacatcctcttcctcttcccagccAGTGGGGCGATTTCCAGGCAATGGCATATCATCACCACACCAGCCATCTTGCATAGATTTTGGCCCTGATTGTGATTTGTGATACAAAGAGAAACATGATTTAATCAAACAATTCTTTCTGGAGAACAAGCACTCATTATGGGGGTGGGGAATCTAGGAAAAACCCcacttttatttcccttcacaAATCTACATGGTAGGAATCTATGTTTTATACTTGAAGTTTCCActaagcaagatttttttttttttaaagtaatctctacacccaacatggaccctgaactcatgaccctgagagagCAAGAGTCTTACGCTCTACACCACCTGAGTGAAtcaggtatgcctgggtggctcagtcagttaagtgtccaacttttgatctcggatcaggtcttttttttttttttttttttttttaatttatttatgacagtcacacagagagaaagagagaggcagagacacaggcagagggagaagcaggctccatgcaccgggagcccgacgtgggattcgatcccgggtctccaggatcgcgccctgggccaaaggcaggcgccaaaccgccgcgccacccagggatccctcggatcaggtcttgatctcagggtcttgatcaagcctcccactgggctccctgctgggtgtggagattactttacaaaaaaaaaaaaaaaggaaggaaggaaggaaaggaaaaaggaaaaaggaaaaaggaaaggaaaaaaagtatctcCCGTTCTTTTTACAAACAGACCATTCCTAAACATGGCCTTCTTGTTCAAACTCAACAATCTGTATGGCAACACACAGGGCAGAAAGGATCGAGGAAATTTCAAAGAattcattttgatatatattttcaaagagaatGGCCAGAAAGTATTGCAAGTTATGAGCAGAAAGCATCTCAACTGGATACTCAGCTTTTGGAATTCCTATGGGGACCCCACATACAACTTATGGGATAGTAATGATGTTCATCTGAATGTTGAATCAGGTCTTTCCTGaactttgttgattttctgtataaTATTCAGGGAGTAATCTGGAACTGAGCCAGTTTGGATATGCATCCACATTACTCTATAACCTGTCTCTAATGCTGGATAACATGAAAGTTGCTTGATTAGGTAATCTGATTTGGTAAAAGAGAACTTCGATTTGGTGAAGTAAATGCAAATCCTTATAGTTAACAGTTCTAAGGAAAGACAAGAACATCCAGAAAGCTAAAAAGAGCAAATCAAATtacaaattcaaagaaacaaacagtaaaaTCACATAGTAGGATACACAGATACATTTATCAATGATACAAACATTATCTGATTATTTAATTGTAGTCAACAAGAGATCACCACTGTGACAAAAGAGCCACCAGGAATTATCAATAACTTACCAGATTTGCTTAATGCTTGAGGACCAACAGAGCTGGAGCCCCACGTGGATGTGTTGGATGCTGCAGCAATGGGCTCCCCCCAGCTGGGACCACTGTCTATGGGTTTACCCCATGCTGAAGTACCATTATCCACAGTTGTGGCTGGAGTAGAAGGCTCCCCCCAGGGCTCACCCCAGCCTTTAGAAAGTGTGGGAAAAGAAGTCATCAGCACAAGGTAGGGTGGTGCAGGGCAATAAGGAGTACTCAGGGAACAAAAGATGAAGATGTTCATATTCACAGACTGAATAATGATGCTGCAATGGGCATGGGCAAAGACAATGGCTTCTGTTTTATGCAAAGAAGACAAATCATTTCCCATCATCATAATTTAACTACCggtgtgaaatttttttttttccatcacctatttcataaTTGCCCTCTGGGTGTAGAGCGGACTTTTTTTTGAATGACCTTAATTATGGCAAGTTATCCTcctttgaaaatgaatttaattccTGGAAAAGTCAAGTCAATCTGAGGCAAACCTAGTAAATCCAAGCAGGTAATCAAGTTGGGTAATAGTGTACATAAACGATTTTTACCATAAGTGCAACCTTTCAACATCACTATTCTGGggcaaaaaaaattaactacaatACCAACAATAGGTAGACATCCTACTTTTATACACGCTGGACAACACTTCTTAAAAATCCAGAGGTATCAGGTTGTCTAATGTAAAGCCATAAACAACATTCAAAAGAACTCAAACAGCCTTTTCCTTAGATGAATACCTCTTTCTTCTATGAATTAAATCCAAATACCATAAACTATCCTGGGGGGAAAAGAATTAGACGCTGAAAGGTTAGCTCATGAAAACATTCCTATCCCTCCAACGGGACTGCTTATTATTCCATTACCAAAGACAATGCATTCCAATGACACTTAATGAAAATGTCGTTGTCAAGATAATCTGCAGAGATAGGAATTAGCTCCTTGTTATGAGAGTGGGAATATGTGGGAATACACCAGAAAGGTATTATCAAATGTTTTGagcacacaaacatacacactgTATAACTAATAGACTTGGATTTCATGCCTACTTAAATAAATCCCTTCCAAGGCCAAATATAGCACAGGGTATTTAGAGAATATTGTACTTggatgcttgttttctttctggggATTCTGTaatcaaataacaaaacaaagtaagTAACGACTTGACTCAGAAGAACTGAGAAGTGTACAGCATCCCCAACAGATACCACTTTCCCAACTCTACCTTCTGCTGTCTTCCTAGCAGAGAACGGAGTGTGGGAGATTCACAACCAACATGGCCACAGACAGAGCTCGGTTCCTGATGTTAAACACCTTGCCCATTCTTTTATTCACTAGAAGCTCCTCCTGGgttggagggaggggggaaagccCTTTGTGCGCATATGCAAATACTGTTAAATCTTACAGCACCCGGTACATTGAAAGGAGGCTTACAATACTGTGAAACATTTTGTAACACCATCAGACTCCATTAAATGAAAACTTACCAGAGCCACTGCCTGCCTCTTTGTTTGAGATGGCACTTGCAGATGGTAGCAACTGGTGTACCTGTGCTTGCTGGTCTGAACGGCTGCTGCCATTTGGGACATTTTTGTTCCACATGTTCACATTTTTGTAGTTGTATTTGCTCGGATCTCCCCAAGCTGAAGTTCCGTCATCGATCTCCATTTTGCGACGTATGGATTCTGGGGATGGTTCCTCCCAGCCTGTGGGCTCTTCTTCTTTTGTTGGGGCTGGTATAGGTCCTCCCAGCCAGCCTGTACCAGGAGGTTTGCCTGTTGCTGGTGGGATTCCCCAAGACCCGACAATGTCTTGTTGCTTGTTCCAGTCTGGAGAAGTGACTGGCTTTGACGAATCTCCCCAACCTAGAGACTGATTAGACTTTGGAGGATCTCCCCATCCCTGGGAAGGATTAGGTTTAGAAGATTCATCCCATCCTGACGAATTATTTGGATTTATGTTATTTCCCCAAGTAAAAGAACTAGTTTTACCAAGTTCATTCCAACCAGAAACAGACCTGTCACTGTCACTACCTCCTGAGCTAGATTTCTTATTAGCCTCACCCCAATGGTTACTCCTTGACGTTTCTCCCCAGTTATCACTGGCAGAAACGGACCACCCTTGGTTTGATTTCTGTCCATCACCCCATCCCTGTTTGCTCTTTTGCGAATCATTCCATGCGGACTTCTCTTCTTTGCTGTTCCCCCACTGATTGCTCTTGACCATTCCTGTAGCAGCAGCATCATCTTCCCATCCCCCCTGGCAGCTTGAGCCTTTGGAATCTCCCCACCTCAGAGCAGGTTTGGGATCTCCCCACCCCGATACAGATGAGGTATCATTACTAGTAGGGCTAGTCTTATCTGTACATGCCCCTGAGTTAAAAGTCTGTGTTGCAGAGCTTCCCCAGGCCTCTGTCCCATTGTCagtctttctttcccctctagGTGATGTTTCCGTATCCCAGGCAGTATTCTGCTTAATAGGAGTCTGTCCCCAACCAGAGTTGGAGAGGACACGTGGATCCAAGTCAGTTCTGTTTACGATGCTTTGGAGTAATGTGTGCTGATCAATTTTTCTCCGATCTCTACTCTGATTTTCCCCAGTGGCTTTCTCCTCGAGGCGTCCAGTGCTTTCTGTACTACCTTCACTCTCCACTGTACCTCCTGTTTTGGCCCACACACTGTTCTGCTCAGTTGTCTGAGATGCGGCAGAAGCCTGATCCTCTTCCTCAGTAGATTTCCATCCATTTGTAAACTTCTTACCATTGCCATTTGCACTGTCATTGGAATGCTGATTGCTAGGCAGTTTGCTCCACTCCACGCTGGGTATATTAGTGCCAGTGTTTTGTGCAGGAGTTCCCCATCCTCGTCGACTTCCTCCAGAATTTGCGCCATTTCCACTTCCCCACGATGCATTCTGGGAATTCGTTGCCCCAGACTCCCACACACCTCCTCCTTTATTTGTGTTCACTTGAAAGTTAGTGCCCATAGGCCCATTTATGCCAGGCTGCATTAGAGTTGCATTCACAGTGTCACCATTAGCTTGGCCGTTAGGGCTCGAACATTTGTCTCCAGAGTAATTAGAACCATAGGCACCCCACGTAGTACCGTAAGAGCCTCCACTTTTTGGCTCTCCATTGCTAAGATGAGAAAGGGAAGTGCCATTCATAACCGATGGAGCCTGTATCTGAGGATGATTCATTGTGCTCACACGCCAGGCCCCTGTATTACTAGGCAGTTCGTTATTCTGTACTGAACCGGAGTTTGGTAAACTAGAGGTCATAAAGTTAGTAGTGTTATTTGGTCCAGTCATCTCAGTGGTAATATTCTGAGGTTGACCACTGAATGAAACCTTCTGTGTACCACTTACTTCAGATTCACAAGTTTCCTGAAGGCTTCCCCAGGTACCATGGGTGGAAGAACCACCCACTTTAGAGTTAATACTCTGATTGTTAGGCATCTGGCCTATGGTACTACACTGAATATTGATGCCAGAACTACCGCTCCCTACAGGCCCTTTGAGGGCAAGTCCGTTGTTGTCTAATACTGGCCAGGCACCATGGTTGCTAGCTGAATTCAAAGTGCTTGGATTTAACCCTCCATTTGATGAAGAACTTACAGTGCCCCAAGCATTCATTCTATTGTTGCTACTTTCTGATTTGCTTTCAGGAgcatccacagagacctgacatgTGCTTATTATGGCTCCATGGGAAAAACCCCATGGCCCAGGACTACTTCCATGGCCCACATTATTGCTGCTGCTACCAACCACAAACTTGTTTTGGGAACCAAGTCCAGTGCTATTCCGAAGGCCATCTTTTTCACCACCTGTGCTCCCTGAAGCCATGATAGTGATGTTTCTCTCTGATTCAGAACTGGAGGCAGAATCAGCATCCATACATTCTGAAGCCAACTCTGGATCACTGCCAGGGACTGAGGGCCATGCTTCTGTCTCAGGGGAGTCGTTTACAACAGCATTCTTACAATTTGTGCTAGAGTCACTCGGAGAAGACACAGGTCCCCGCTGTGAATTTTCATAATGGGATCCTGAAGTACTGTGGTTTATATctagaataaaggagaaatacaaaaaCTATTAAGTGCTTGGAAAGATGAGAAATGTTATAAACATATGTGGTTCCTCGACATTAACAAAATTTGATACTTGGCAGTATGGTTACAAAAGCACGGATTATATCCCAGCTACCAACTTTCCTTATCTAGTCATTAATTCCACACAGGCAGGGTATTTTGCGTTTTATTCACTGATGTTATCCTATGAGCCTAGGGCAGTACCTGGAACACAAGAGTCCCTCTCATTAGAGATCTGCTGCTGAATGAACAAACTATTACTTATCAGCAAGTAGAAGAATTTTAGTGTCAGGAAGAACTAGGTTGTAGTAATGTATTAGGATAATGAAGCAACCCAGGCCTAGAGGCCTGAcgtggaaaaaaaaagggggggctggGAAGGAGATGGGTAAGGACAAAGGAGCAGGACAAACTTGACTAAATGTATTAGAAACATATGAGAAAtcctttcctgtctttcctttcttaGAGGAGCTTTTTCACACAACGGTTTTGGGTATTAGAAcaagtttataaaaattacaaagcctttctttcccattttatttccatttcattagtGTTTATGTTCAACCTGAAATACTGCATGCaagtacaaatatttttagttgCATTCTccttcataaaaatttaatttacctTCATAGCCATATTTTTTAGGAGATCACAGAAttatgatgattaaaaaaatcaagtgctGACACTGAACATCATTAATGATCAGTCATAGAATCCTATAATCTTGGACTCACCGCTATACATTATCATCTAGTTATCTTCCTGCAGGTAGAGGGCAGGCAGTTCTCATGCTTCTAATACTTCCCCAGATTCATTCCTCTCATTCGGTTTAAGGATCTGGTAGTTAAAAGTTCCTCAGGGATATTAACCTGCATAAGATGTCTGCATTTAGACTGTCTTTAGGGGGTTGCTTATGTTGTAGTTTTCAACTAGAGTAGTACTCAGAATCCTACGTAGTGCTTTTAAATAACATACATGTTCAAATCACATCCTCACATCCCAGACCTAATAAACCAACTGCTAGGAGTTGCAAGCCTAGAAAACAAATGTAACTCACTACCAATGTACTGCAAATATAGAAAATCAGGTTCATCTTCCATCATTTCTCTCAAAGCACAATCATCAAGCATTAAAAAACTAGGAGTtagaaagaagagcagaaaaaagaCTAAAGAGAGACTAAAGGCGTATACATAATTCACCAATTACATGAATCTTAAAGTTCCATAACAAACTCTTATCTCCACTCCCAGTTgggaatcatttttttaagctgTCAAATGAAGTTTTTCATCATCTTTCAGTGCCCATGAGAAGCATTTTCCTCATGAAACACAGGATATCGAACAGTTTGTCTCATGGGGTAAAAACAAACCAATATATCAACACCGGCACCAGCAGTATCATCAATCAGGACCACGGATCATgtgttttctctgcatttttgtcACTGACTCCTTGAAACAACCCTAAAGCACCGGATACTACCTTTACTTTGTAGctgggaaaataaatgaaggcCCAGAGGCTAAGTTACAGAAAATCAGGTGAGGAAAGCAGGATTCAGCATTGAGTAATAAAGCAAGGTGGCTAAGTACATTGCTGAAACTCCACAGACACCAAGACTCAAGTCTGGGCTCTCTGCAGCAGTTGTATGACCAAATTTGCACAACAGGGAGACAGACAGTACCTCTTTACCCAGCTGTTAACTATACTGTCCTATGTGAAGTATTTAGTTCAGTGCCAGCTTCAAAGAAATGCTCCACCAGTGGCAGTTTGGTATAGTGATTAAGAGCACAACTTTGTAGTCAGACTGCTTGGGCTTAAAAGCTGCTCTGTCATTTCCTAGTTATATGATCACAGGCAAGATCCTCAATCTTTCTgtatcttagtttcctcatctgtaaagtgagaacAGTAATTGCACCTGTCTCAAACAGAATACTAACTCCTGGATCATTCCCCCACAGATGCCTAttcccaaaggagaaaaaaaattctgcttttttacTGGTTTTCTTCGTCTCAGTAAGTTTCCTAAAACCTAAGATTTATCCTTGCTTGCTTACTGTGCATGGCAAATCCCAACCACCACCGAACCCCAAATCCATCCACTTTTCTCCAGATCTAACAACCaagccaccatcaccatcatcagcaCCTCAAAGACGTCGAGTAAAAGTACTTGTTGcccattatttgttttttcacatGCATGTGTGTTTCTTGCCACTTCCACAGAGCAAGCGTAAGAAAGGAAGATTGAGAATGTTCGACAAAACCGCCTAGGCTGAACACAAAAGGACAGACCTGGAATTTAACAGTGCAGCAGCAGAAGCATTCCCATACTGACAGGAAAAGGCAAGGTACTTGGCATCAACACTAATGCTCAGCCTTGCGCTGGGACTACTGACCAATGAAAGAGGACCCAGAAATAAAGGGTAAAGATagtggaaaagaaacaaaagaagctaACATGTATGAAGCAATAGTTTTCCTATATACCAGAAGTAGTTGACAAGAAAATGTAATTGAGAAAAGAACCTAACTCTAACAGCCACAAAAATCACAAAGCAACTTAGAATACGGctaacagaaatatttaaagttatatGTGATTACGTTTTATTGCAGGCCACAGAAGACAACTTGATTAAGTACAGATACTTGTTCCTGAACAGGAAGACAGaataatattctttcttaaagTGTAATTCAATTATAAGAAATTACTAACAGGAGTCTGTAGCATGgataaagtgatttaa
Coding sequences:
- the TNRC6A gene encoding trinucleotide repeat-containing gene 6A protein isoform X2, with the translated sequence MRELEAKATKDVERTLSRDLVQEEEQLMEEKKKKKDDKKKKEAAQKKATEQKIKVPEQIKPSVSQPQPANSNNGTSTATSTNNNAKRATANNPQQQQQPQPPQQPQQPPQQPPQPPQQQPQPAQALPRYPREVPPRFRHQEHKQLLKRGQHFPVIAANLGSAVKVLSSQSESSALTNQQPQNNGEVQNSKNQSDINHSTSGSHYENSQRGPVSSPSDSSTNCKNAVVNDSPETEAWPSVPGSDPELASECMDADSASSSESERNITIMASGSTGGEKDGLRNSTGLGSQNKFVVGSSSNNVGHGSSPGPWGFSHGAIISTCQVSVDAPESKSESSNNRMNAWGTVSSSSNGGLNPSTLNSASNHGAWPVLDNNGLALKGPVGSGSSGINIQCSTIGQMPNNQSINSKVGGSSTHGTWGSLQETCESEVSGTQKVSFSGQPQNITTEMTGPNNTTNFMTSSLPNSGSVQNNELPSNTGAWRVSTMNHPQIQAPSVMNGTSLSHLSNGEPKSGGSYGTTWGAYGSNYSGDKCSSPNGQANGDTVNATLMQPGINGPMGTNFQVNTNKGGGVWESGATNSQNASWGSGNGANSGGSRRGWGTPAQNTGTNIPSVEWSKLPSNQHSNDSANGNGKKFTNGWKSTEEEDQASAASQTTEQNSVWAKTGGTVESEGSTESTGRLEEKATGENQSRDRRKIDQHTLLQSIVNRTDLDPRVLSNSGWGQTPIKQNTAWDTETSPRGERKTDNGTEAWGSSATQTFNSGACTDKTSPTSNDTSSVSGWGDPKPALRWGDSKGSSCQGGWEDDAAATGMVKSNQWGNSKEEKSAWNDSQKSKQGWGDGQKSNQGWSVSASDNWGETSRSNHWGEANKKSSSGGSDSDRSVSGWNELGKTSSFTWGNNINPNNSSGWDESSKPNPSQGWGDPPKSNQSLGWGDSSKPVTSPDWNKQQDIVGSWGIPPATGKPPGTGWLGGPIPAPTKEEEPTGWEEPSPESIRRKMEIDDGTSAWGDPSKYNYKNVNMWNKNVPNGSSRSDQQAQVHQLLPSASAISNKEAGSGSGWGEPWGEPSTPATTVDNGTSAWGKPIDSGPSWGEPIAAASNTSTWGSSSVGPQALSKSGPKSMQDGWCGDDMPLPGNRPTGWEEEEDVEIGMWNSNSSQELNSSLNWPPYTKKMSSKGTMKGGNKQEEAWINPFVKQFSNISFSRDSPEENVQSNKMDLSGGMLQDKRMEIDKHSLNIGDYNRTVGKGPGSRPQISKESSMERSPYFDKDGIVADESQNMQFMSSQSMKLPPSNSALPNQALGSIAGLGMQNLNSVRQNGNPSMFGVGNTAAQPRGMQQPPAQPLSSSQPNLRAQVPPPLLSPQVPVSLLKYAPNNGGLNPLFGPQQVAMLNQLSQLNQLSQISQLQRLLAQQQRAQSQRSVPSGNRQQQDQQGRPLSVQQQMMQQSRQLDPSLLVKQQTPPSQQQPLHQPAMKSFLENVMPHTTPELQKGPSPINAFSNFPIGLNSNLNVNMDMNSIKEPQSRLRKWTTVDSISVNTSLDQNSSKHGAISSGFRLEESPFVPYDFMNSSTSPASPPGSIGDGWPRAKSPNGSSSVNWPPEFRPGEPWKGYPNIDPETDPYVTPGSVINNLSINTVREVDHLRDRNSGSSSSLNTTLPSTSAWSSIRASNYNVPLSSTAQSTSARNSDSKLTWSPGSVTNTSLAHELWKVPLPPKNITAPSRPPPGLTGQKPPLSTWDNSPLRVGGGWGNSDARYTPGSSWGESSSGRITNWLVLKNLTPQIDGSTLRTLCMQHGPLITFHLNLPHGNALVRYSSKEEVVKAQKSLHMCVLGNTTILAEFASEEEISRFFAQSQSLTPSPGWQSLGSSQSRLGSLDCSHSFSSRTDLNHWNGAGLSGTNCGDLHGTSLWGTPHYSTSLWGPPSSSDPRGISSPSPINAFLSVDHLGGGGESM